The region GGTTGAAGGCGGCAGCGCGGTCAACTGGGAGCTCATAAAAAACGACCTTGTAGACGAGATAAGGCTCATCCACCTGCCCGTGATTGTCGGCGGCGACGACGTTCCCTCCCTCGTTTCCGGAGAGGGCTTTAAAACCTTGAGTGCCGTAAAACGCTTCAAGATAAAGAGGGTTTTCCGCTGCGGAAATCAGGTAATTACAGAGTTTGAGCGGCTTTAAAGGATGCTCCGCTACCTTCTGAAGCGCCTCCTTCAGATGGTTCCCCTCGTTATAGGGATGACCTTTATCTCGTTCGTTGTGATAAAGCTCGCCCCCGGAGACTTCCTTACGAGGCTGGAGCTTAACCCCTCCTACTCTAAGGAGACCATTCAGGAGCTTCGCCGCCTCTACGGCCTCGACCAGAACATCTTCGTTCAGTACCTCCACTGGCTAAAGAACGCCCTTGTTTTCAACCTCGGCTACTCCTTCGCCTACCACAAGCCGGTCCTCTCCCTCATAGAGGAGAGACTCCTTAATACCTTGGAGCTTACCGTTACCTCCTTCGTTCTCTCCTGGCTCCTTGCGGTTCCCCTCGGGATAGTTGCGGCCGTTTACAGGGGGAAGCTCCTCGACAGGGCCATAACCCTCTTTTCGCTCTTTGGAATCTCCGTTCCGAACTTCTTCCTCGCCTTTCTGCTTATGTTCTTTGCCGCTAAAACAGGCCTCTTTCCCATAGGAGGGGTTGTCTCCCAGAACTACAGTCAGCTCCCCTGGTACGGTAAAATTCTCGATAGGCTCTGGCATATGGCAATCCCCCTAACTGTTCTCGTTGTAGGGAGCATCGCCGGCCTCCTGAGGCTCGTGAGGAGTACCGTTTTAGAGGAGCTCGGGAAAGACTACGTGAAGGTGGCGATTGCCAAGGGCCTTCCCTACAGGAGGGTAGTTCTGAAGCACGCCTTCAGAAACGCCCTCAACCCGTTTCTTACCCTTATAGGTTTTGATATTGCCGGCCTGCTTTCGGGTGCTGCCCTTGTGGAAATCATAACCGCCTGGCCCGGTATGGGGCGGCTCATGTTCGAGGCCGTAATGGCTCAGGACCTCTTCGTTGTTATGGGTTCCCTCTATATCGGGGGTATAATGCTGGTTATCGGCAACCTTATAGCCGACCTCCTCCTTGCCCTGAACGACCCGAGAATCAGGGAGCGTGAGGTGGAGGGAAGAGTTGCTCGCTAAGCTCAGAGCTTTCATTTCTGGCCTTTACCTTAAGAGTCCGGCTGCCGTGTACTCCCTGGTTTTCCTCGCTCTCCTCTACTTTGTTGCCCTCTTTGCCGACTTTATAGCCCCGTACCCTTACGACGTTCAGTTCAGGCACCACCCCTACCAGCCTCCCACTCCCATTCACTTCATAGACAGAGAAGGGCACTTCCACCTTAGGCCCTTTGTCTATAAGCACAGGCTCGTAGACCCGGTTAACAAAACCTACACCACCGACTACTCAAAGCGCTACCCCATTTACTTCTTCGTTAAGGGAGAGCCCCACTACCTGTTCGGTCTTTTCAAAACCGACTACCACCTGTTCGGCGTTAAGGGCGATGCCCACATATTCCTCCTGGGGACCGACCGTTTGGGCAGGGACATCTTCTCGAGGCTGCTCTACGGAACGAGAATCTCCCTTACGGTGGGCCTCATAGGCGTTTTAATATCCTTCACCCTCGGGGTTCTTATAGGTGCCGTTTCCGGTTACTTCGGCGGCGTTGTAGATACGGTTACGATGCGGTTTGTGGAGCTTCTCATGGCCTTCCCCGCCTTCTACTTAATGCTTGCCCTCCGCTCCATGTTCCCCATAGATATCCCCAGCTACCTCGTTTTCATAATCATAGTGGCCATTCTCTCCCTTATAGGCTGGGCCGGCCTTGCAAGGGTTATAAGGGGAATGGTCCTTTCGATAAGGGAGAGCGACTTCGTGAAGGCCGCAAGGGTTCTGGGCGCTTCCCACCTGTACGTAATATTAAGGCACGTTATACCGAATACCCTCTCCTACGTTATAATTGCAGCCACTTTGAGTATTCCCGGCTACATACTGGGAGAAGCAGCTTTGAGCCTTATAGGACTGGGAATCCAGGAGCCGATTCCCTCCTGGGGAAATATGCTATCTGAGGCGAGTAACGTTCACGTTCTCTCTGCCTACCCGTGGGTGCTGGCGCCGGGCTTTGCAATCTCCGCAGTTGTAATAGCCTTTAACCTGTTGGGAGACGGCTTAAGGGACTTCTTAGACGTTAAGCTGGAGAGGTGAAATGCTCTACCTGCTTTTCTACAAGCTCTTAGGTGTAAACCTGTTCAAGTACATAACTTTTAGGAGCATCTACGCGGCCATAACCGCCATGTTCCTGGGCTTTTACCTCTACCCTTACTTTGAACGCTTCCTGAAGGACTTTCAGTTCAAGCAGACCATAAAGGAGTACATGCCCGAAGGCCATAAGGGGAAGAGCGAAATCCCCACTATGGGCGGCATACTCATCATAGTTTCACTGCTGCTTGCGGTCCTACTGTGGAGCAACCTGGAGAACCCTTTCGTTTGGGTAACCGTTTTCGTTGTTCTTACCTTCGGGCTTATAGGCTTTGTAGACGACTTCGTGAAGGCCAAGCTGAAAAGGCCCGAGGGGATATCCGAGAGGGCAAAGTTCCTCTCGCAGCTGGCCGCCGCAACGGCTGTTGCCCTTTTCCTCTACAAGAGCGGTTTCTCTACCGTTTTGTACTTCCCGGTTTTTAAGGAGCTTCACGTAGATTTGGGACTC is a window of Thermovibrio ammonificans HB-1 DNA encoding:
- a CDS encoding ABC transporter permease, whose amino-acid sequence is MLAKLRAFISGLYLKSPAAVYSLVFLALLYFVALFADFIAPYPYDVQFRHHPYQPPTPIHFIDREGHFHLRPFVYKHRLVDPVNKTYTTDYSKRYPIYFFVKGEPHYLFGLFKTDYHLFGVKGDAHIFLLGTDRLGRDIFSRLLYGTRISLTVGLIGVLISFTLGVLIGAVSGYFGGVVDTVTMRFVELLMAFPAFYLMLALRSMFPIDIPSYLVFIIIVAILSLIGWAGLARVIRGMVLSIRESDFVKAARVLGASHLYVILRHVIPNTLSYVIIAATLSIPGYILGEAALSLIGLGIQEPIPSWGNMLSEASNVHVLSAYPWVLAPGFAISAVVIAFNLLGDGLRDFLDVKLER
- a CDS encoding ABC transporter permease yields the protein MLRYLLKRLLQMVPLVIGMTFISFVVIKLAPGDFLTRLELNPSYSKETIQELRRLYGLDQNIFVQYLHWLKNALVFNLGYSFAYHKPVLSLIEERLLNTLELTVTSFVLSWLLAVPLGIVAAVYRGKLLDRAITLFSLFGISVPNFFLAFLLMFFAAKTGLFPIGGVVSQNYSQLPWYGKILDRLWHMAIPLTVLVVGSIAGLLRLVRSTVLEELGKDYVKVAIAKGLPYRRVVLKHAFRNALNPFLTLIGFDIAGLLSGAALVEIITAWPGMGRLMFEAVMAQDLFVVMGSLYIGGIMLVIGNLIADLLLALNDPRIREREVEGRVAR